CCGCAAGTCCTAATCTAAATTCTCTCCCTAAAGAGTGCTGTCGCTGCCGATCAAGACTGCCCAGTTAACCAGGCTACTATCCGGACTAGTGGCAGCATCAGGGGTATTGATATTAGTGACTACAGGGGGACTGCAGCCCTTTACTCACCTCGAGTACCGGCTGCGGTTTCAGCTGCGGGGAGCCACGGCTTGGGACGATCGCATCAGCCTGATTGCCATCGATGAGGCCAGCCTAGCTGAGCTTGGGGCGTTTCCCTGGCCCCGCAGCCACTATGCCGAGCTATTAGGGCGGCTACAGGCTGCGCCCCCGAGTGTGATTACCTTTAATCTGCTGTTTACCGACAGCGCCCCAGGGGATGGGCAGTTAGCTGCAGCCATGGCTCAGCATCAAGCCATCATCCTAGCGACAGCTTGGGACCAGGACGGTCAGCCTCTGGATCCTGTGTTTCCCTTAGCCGGGGCAGCTATGGGCAGTGGTCATATTTATCAGCCGCAAGCGCCCGATAGCCTGGTGCGCACCATTCTCCCCCAAATTCAGGGGCAGCCAGCCCTGGGTATTGCCACGGCCGAAGCCCTCTCGCTCACCGAGAGCATCGTAGCTCTCCCCCCTTTGGATCGTCCCCTACCGGTCAATTGGCCGGGGCCAGTGGATACTCTCTCGACGGTGTCTTTCGTTGATGTGCTGAAGGGTCGGGTCGAGGCGAGTCGCTTTCATGGCCAGATTGTACTCATCGGCGCTACGGCCACGGGCCTGGATCAACTATCAACGCCTTTTGATATCAATCCTCCAGCCAGCGGCGTGCACCTCCATGGGGCGGTTCTGGACAATATTCTGCAACAACGATGGTTGCAGCACCTGCAGGCCCCCTGGTGGCTGCTGCTTTGTCTCGGCCCCCTGCTGGGGCTAGGGCTAGGGCGGCCATGGCGACAGCAGCGGGTACTGCTGGGGGCGGGTACCTTGGCCTGGATCCTACTGGCCCGGGTACTCATGACCCATGGATGGTGGATTACGGTAGTCGAGCCGGTGCTACTGCTGGGCCTGACTGCCGTGACCTGTGGCATTAGCCAGGAGCTACGAGACGATCGCCGCATTCGACAGTATGTGGCATCGCTTTGGCACACCCATGCTCCGGCCCTATTGCTGTCCCCCCAGGAGTCTCGAGCCCCATCGATAGCAGATTCGGCTAGTATTGAGCAGTTGGTGACCTTGGCAGACCAGCTGGGGCGATCCCAGGCCACCCAAGCGGCCATTGCTCGTAGCTTGCCCATGGGATTGCTGGCGGCGAATATCGACGGCACTGTATGGTTCTGCAATCCCTTGGCTAGCGCTTGGTTAGGGGTGACGACTGGGGAGACCGTCGCTTCTCGCCTAAAAACTTGGTTGACGGCGGCCCAGTGGCAGGCAGTTCGGCAGGGAGAGGACATTTCCCCCCAGGAGATCCAGGACGGTGACCGTTGGTTTGCCCTGTACCTAGAGCCGTTGAGAATGGATGATAGCGCTTCGGCGGCGGGCCCCATGGGATTTGTGTTGCTGTTGGATGATATCTCCTATCGCAAGCAGATGGAACTGGACCTGCGCACCCTCAACTATACCCTCGAGGAGCAGGTGCAGCAGCGAACCCGGCAGCTGGAGTCTTTAAATCGAGACTTGCGGCGGGAGGTCAATGAGCGCCAGCGCATTCAAGATCGCCTGGTCTATGAGGCTCACCACGATAGCCTGACCCAATTACCGAATCGCCGCTTGTTTCTCTGGCACCTGCAGCAACGAATCGTCGCTGGTGGTCAGGAGTTTGCCGTACTCTTCCTGGATTGCGATCGCTTTAAACTGGTCAATGATACCTTTGGCCACTGGATGGGGGATGAACTGCTCAAGGCAGTGGCTGCCGTGCTCTTAGGCTCTGTGCGGCCAACGGATAACGATGGCTCAGTTGCAGCTACTACAACAACTAGGCTGCCAATTTGGTCAAGGTTATTTATTTACTCGTCCTCTGGCGGCTGAAGAGCTATCACAACTTTTACAACGCCAGCAGAATTGCTAGCCAGATAGCACCCTCGGGCTAGAGTGTGGTTTTACAACAGTCTTAACCTGTTTTTGCCAATTTTAGACAAGCGCAAGTAAGGGCGATAATATAGAGTGCAGCAAGGCCAAATAAAAAGGCTTTAGCTGAAGCTTCAAGCCCACGGATTTAGGGGCCGAATACAACCTATCGTATTCAGCGCAAGGTAGAGATAACAATGGCAGACCAAACATTTTGGTTTTATGGTATCACTTTCTTTGGAATAATTCTGATACGGTATTTCCTGATAGCAGGGGGAACCTATTTATTCCTATACTCATCATTTGGTCAGCATTGCACCAATCGCAAGTGGCAGTATTGTGTTCCATCTTGGCAATCAATTCGGCAAGATATCTTACTCTCGGTATTCTCGGCGGGAGTATTCGCTATGGCAGCGGCATTTATCCTATTTGAATATCGTTTGGGGATGACCCGCTTATACAGTCATCCTCAGGCTCATGGACTGTGGTATTTAGGAGTGAGTTACGGTCTCACACTGCTGCTCCAGGATGCTTATTTCTATTTCACTCACCGATTATTTCATCATCCCATCCTCTTTCCTTGGTTTCACCAAGGACATCACCGAGCCCGTTACCATAACCCCTGGACATCATTTGCTTTTGATCCCCTTGAGGCGATCGTCCAAGCTCTTTTTCTAGTCGGAATCATCTTTACGATTCCAATTCATTTTATTACCTTGATTGCAGTACTCGCCACCATGACAATATGGGCAGTAGTCAATCATCTTGGGCTCAATTATTTGCCCACGTCATTCCCTCACCATTGGCTAGGTAAATGGGTTATTGGTCCTGTCCATCATTCTATTCATCATCGTAACTATAAAGTGCATTATGGCCTATATTTCACGTTCTGGGATAAACTCCTGAAAACTCAGGATCCCGACTACGAGAAGCAACTCGAGACCCATCTAGTACATGAAGTCAAGTGAATTAGGCGGAGTTGGCAGGCTAGAGGGCACATGCAGGATCCTCGGCTGGATTGGGGGATTGGTATACACAGGAACTTCCCTGGCATCAGCGATAGCGTTCGCGGGCATAGTCATATTCCACATAGCGTTTCAGTTGCTGGGCCATGCGCCGCAACCCTTTCCGCTCGTCCTGCCGAATGAAGGGGAGAAACAGACGGGACAGGGGGCCTGAGAGGCGCTCTTGGTGACTATACTTGGTGCGTTGAGGGCCAATATCCTGCAGTTGAAAGACATGCTCGCTGCGAAGCCCTGGAATTTTAGCGACCCAGCGTAGGCAACGTTGGGGCTGTAGGTGGGTGACTAAGGGGTTGAGGACTGTTTTTTCGTCTCTCTCTAGCCGCCTGAGGGCCAAGTTAACGGTGTGTCCCTGCCGAAATGGGCGATCGGGAGCCTGATCGAATAGGAAGGTATTCCAGCGATACCAGTCTTCCTTGTGAACTAGAGCCTGCCAAACGGCAGCGCGGGGAGCGTCGATTTCGATGTCGGTATGAAGGCCAGGCATTTAGGTGCAGTCCGAACAAAATGACTCACTATCTTCGCCCAAACTTTAAGCAGCTCTGCCAGTGTGAGAGGATAATGGCTTTAATCTTTCCTGGTCATCTGGCTAATCCGCTGGCATCAGAGTAGGCAATGGCCCTCCTGTTCTAGTGTGCCAGTTTTTTCTACTGACAAGCGAATCCTATGGTACGAATCACCCCGAGTTCTAGTTTTAGCCTGTCGTTACAGCTGAGTATCCCTAATCAGACGGGCATGCTAGCTAAGGTTGTCCATGCCATTGCCGAGGCGGGTGGCAACTTGGGCAATGTGGAGTTAATCAGCCGGACTCGTCAGGTGTTGGTGCGGACTCTGACGGTGAATGCGGCCAGCACCGAACATGCCGAAGAGATCGTGCAGGCAGTGCGGGCTTTGCCGGAGATCGAGGTGCTTGCGGTGTCGGATCGCACCTTCTCCCTGCATGAGGGTGGCAAGATTCATATCAAAAGTCGGCTACCGCTCCATAGCCAGGAAGATTTGGCTATGGCCTACACTCCTGGGGTGGGACGCATCTGCATGGAAATTTCCCAGCGGCCAGAGCGGGTGTATGACCTGACGATTAAGGGGAATACGGTGGCCATTGTCACCGATGGTAGTGCCGTCTTGGGGTTAGGGAACTTGGGACCGGCGGGGGCGTTGCCGGTGATGGAGGGCAAGGCCATGTTGTTTAAGGAATTTGCCGACATTGATGCCTTTCCCATCTGCCTGGATACTCAGGACCCGGATGAGATCGTGGAGACGGTGAAGCACATGGCACCAGTCTTTGGTGGTATCAACCTAGAAGATATCAGTGCGCCCCGCTGTTTTGAGATCGAGGCGCGGCTGCGACAGGAGCTGGATATCCCAGTGTTCCATGATGATCAACATGGCACTGCCATCGTTACCTTGGCGGCCTTGATTAATGCCCTGACACTAGTGGGTAAGTCCCTAGAGACCATCAAGATTGTGATTAATGGGGCTGGGGCAGCGGGGGTGGCCATTGCCCAGCTCCTGCAAAAGGCCGGGACTACCCAGGTGATCCTGTGTGATTCGCGGGGCATTATTTCATGCGATCGCATCGATCTCACCCCTCAAAAACGGGCCCTAGCCGTTGAAACCCCTGGCCCCCTGGCGGAGGCCATGGTCGGAGCCGATGTCTTCCTCGGGGTGAGCGTGCCGGGGGTGGTCGGTGTGGAGATGGTGCAATCCATGGCCCCAGCGCCCATTGTCTTTGCCATGGCCAATCCCATTCCCGAAATTCAACCGGAGCTAGTCAGCGAGTATGTGGCAGTCATGGCCACTGGTCGCAGTGACTACGCCAATCAGATCAATAATGTGTTGGCCTTTCCCGGCGTTCTACGGGGAGCCCTCGACTGTCGCGCCCAAGCTCTCACCGCCACCATGTACCTAGAGGCCGCCCAAGCGATTGCCTCCCTGGTCCATCCTCAGGAGCTCTCTCCCGAGCACATCATCCCATCGGTATTTGATCAGCGGGTGGCTGCTACCGTAGCCTCTGCCGTGAAACATGCCGCTCGTGTCGATGGGGTGGCCAAGCGATAGGCGAGCAAACGCTACTGTCGCTACTGCAGGAGATCAATCACGGGAAGACAGATGCAGTCTACCTCTAGATGCTGCTCCCCCCTTAGAGGACATTTGAAAACTCGGCTGAAAGCCCTGCCGGGTAAGCGTTTTAGAGCGTATGGCTCTGTTGGCCAGAATCCAGTCTGGAGTAAGGTTGCAGGGTACTTTCCAAATATCCTCTTAGGTAGAACCTCCCGGCTTTCCCTGCAGAGACGCTTCGGGAGTGTGGCACACTGACAATGTAGTGTGCAGAGGCAGGTGTCTTCGTGTTAGACGAACAGGCCAAAAAAAACCTATTGCGGAAGATTCCCCACGGGCTCTACATCTGCGGTGTCCGCAACGGCGATGAGATGAATGGCTTCACCGCCAGCTGGGTGATGCAGGGCTCCTTCCAGCCGCCATTGGTGGTGAACTGTGTCAAAAATGACTCCATTTCTCATGCTCTGCTCAAGGCCAGTGGTGGCTTTGCGTTGAGTTTTCTGGAAGCGGGTCAGAAAGACTTAGCCAAAAACTTCTTCAAACCCCTGCGGCGAGTGGGCAACAAGTTTGAGCACATCGAGTTCTACGAGGCTCCCGAGACTGGTTGCCCCGTGATCAAAGACACCTTGGGCTATGTGGAATGCCGAGTCGTTGGCGCTGTCGAGCATGGTGACCATACTGTCTTTGTCGGTGAAGTGGTTGGGGCTGCCATCCACCGCGAGGGCGACCCCTTGCTCCTAGAAAACACTGGCTGGAATTACGGCGGATAGCATTCAAAGACAATAACTATGCCATTAATCAAAGTTCAAACCTCTATCGAGGCCCCAGACAAATCCCAGGTGGAATCCTTACTAAAAGACCTATCCTCCAGTCTTTCCCAGCACCTGGGTAAACCCGAGTCTTATATCATGACTGCCTTCGAGGCCGAGGTGCCTATGACCTTTGCCGGCACCACCGACCCTGTCTGCTACATCGAGATCAAGAGCGTCGGCACCATGGGGGCTAAGACAGAAGCCATGAGTCAAGCCTTCTGCAGCCAGATCGAAGATTCCTTAGGGGTACCTAAAAACCGCACCTACATTGAATTTGCCGATGCGGCTGGCGCCATGTGGGGCTGGAACGGCACCACCTTCGGCTAAGTGCGATCGCAATCTCCCTTCCATTGATGCCTAAAAGGGCACATCGTCATCGGGGTCTGTCGGAAACGAGTCCTCATGCTGGGGCAGCTCAGGGCCAGTAGAACCGTTGCCGGCTGCTAGGTCAGTCAGATCATCATCGAGGTTTACGATCTGGCCATTGAAGAACTGGGCGAAGCTCTTGACGGCTCGGTCGAGATCCGAATCTAACGGCCAGGGGTCAGCCCCTGCGGGAGAAGAATCGGCCTGGCCCGGGGCATCTTCAGGAACGGCGTTGGTTGGTGACTGTGGCGGCTCTGCCTGGGCTGGTGGCGGTGCTGAGGAAGGCGGCGGTGCTGGCGAGGAGGGTGGTGCCGGTGCCGGGGAAGCCGCTTCCGCATCCGGTAGCACCTCTAGAGATACCTCAACCGGCCGTTGTAGCACCTGCTTAAAGGCGGCTTCTACATTGGATAGACGGCCCTGGGCCATCTTAAACAATGGTTTAGAACTAATGCCGATGCGGGCGGTGTGACCATCACAGGCTAGAAGCTTACCCTGCTGTCGCATCAGAGTCCGAGTGCCAAAGGGCTGCAACACCGCGATGATCTGTTGCCACAGGGAGTCCAAATCATGGACAGGCGCTTCAGAGGCTGAAGCATCCGAGGGTGGGCCGGGCTGAGATGGCGTAGCCTCTGGGGAAGGTGTCGCCCTTGGTGGCGCCGGAGGCGGTCCAGCGGGCCGGGGTGGTGATGGCGCTGGTGGCTTAGGGCTGGTGGGTTGTATCGCAGAGGCTGCCGCTGGGGTGGGACTGGCAGCGCTTGCCGATGACGGTAACAACCCCATAAGCGTCACTTCTAGCCAAAGCCGCGGTTGGCTGCTGTGCTTCACCTGGGCTTCGGCGGTGCGCAGGTGGTGCTGACTGGCCAGCACCGTCGATAACTCTAGGCCTTGCACCAGGGTCTGCATCTCGCCCCAGGTAGCCGCCGTTACTGCCACTAAATCCTGGCGCTGGGCCGCCGTCTTGGCGATGAGCAAATCCCGATAAAACCCGGCCAGACTCTGGAGCACGATCAGGGGTTCTCGCCCCCGATCCATGAGTTTGCGGGCCTGGTCTAGCACGGTGCTGGCCTGGTTTTGGCTGATGGCTTCAACCAGGGTAAGCAGGTCGCGCTCTGGGACTGCCCCCACTAGATCCCACACCTGCTCCACAGTAATGGGAGGCTCTAACAAACTGAGTTGATCCAAGAGACTCTCGGCATCCCGCAAGCCTCCCTGGGCAATTTGGGCCACTAAGCGCACCGCCTCTGGCCCAATCTCAATGGTCTCCTGGGTGGCGATGGTGCTGAGGTGGGTCACCATGTCTTCCAGGGGAATGCGCCGGAAGTCGAAGCGCTGACAGCGGGAAATGATGGTAGGCAGCACCCGTTGCGGGTCGGTAGTCGCCAGCACAAATACCACCTGCGGTGGCGGTTCCTCCAATGTCTTCAGCAGGGCATTGAAGGCCGCGGTGCTAAGCATGTGACAATTGTGAACCAACAAGCCGTTGGCCACAAAGTTGTGATTCGCGTCTACCTCAATATCGTAAACTCGTTCAACCCCAGCGGGGCGTACAGATACGACCGTCTCCGAATTTGTACACCATTGAGGGGATTGCGTATTGACGTAAGTCCGACAGCCATTGTCTAGCGGCGTTTGCTCCGATAGAGACGTAGAAATATTGTCTGCCGCTACTCGCTCTGATGTAGGAGCAGCATTTGGCCACGTATCCCATGCGGGTAAGCCAATCTGCGATGAGTTGGTTCTCTTCGGCAGAGTAGCCTTCTGTATGGAACTGTATTTGAGGACTTCCTTGCGGGCTGAGGCTAAGGGAACCGTCATCCATATACCACCACGCAAGTCCCTCTTGGGAAATTTTTGATAGCCATTGTTCAGAGACCAGCTTTTGGCCGCCGTTAGGCTTGACCTGACTGAATACGGAACTGAGTTCAGGATGACAAGCTGTTGAGCAGCACACTGAGACGGAACCGTATCCGTCATTTTTGGTAGTTCTGAGCTTGGGCTGTAGGGATGCGAGTCGAGAAGCTTTATATTCTGACCATTCTTTCTGCAATTGCCCGTGGGTCCAAGCCAGTCGAGGAAAGCGTTGGTGTCCTCTAGCGTAGGGACGAAGTCGCCCATCGGTGCCGAATTTGTAGATGACAGTTCCGCATCCACAGGCACAGGCGATAGTATCTTGGCACCTTTTTTTATGTCTTTGGCTGCTACCCATCCAATGTCTGTTCTAATCAGGTGATTTCCAGTACATCTGATCTTACGATGGGATGTTTGGATTTCCAAGATTTCTCGTTCCCCCTGATCAAGCCAGCGCAGGATCGGCCTAAACTCCCACTGGCCAGACGCTTCGTTGTAGCTGAGCGCTTGTTTCCCTTTCAGGGTAGGATCATCAATTCTGATGAACCCATCTTTGGTATAGACCTGGGTATCCCCGGTTAGGCACTCATCAATGACGTAAACCTTGTAGCGACACTGGACTGGGGCGAATTGGGCCCGTTCGATCAGCTCACGGATGTTGTCGACGCCGGTGTTGCTGGCAGCGTCAATTTCAACGATGTCCAGGGCGGACCCGGTGGCGATGGCCTGACAGACGTCGCAGCTGCCACAGGGGGTTGGATGGGGTTGCTGCTGGGTTAGACAATTGAGAGACTTAGCCAAGATCCGGGCACTGGAGGTTTTCCCTGTGCCTCGGGGGCCGCAAAATAGATAGGCTGGAGCAATGCGCTGCTGTTGCAGGGCATTGGCTAGGGTAGTTGCGATCGCAGCTTGACCCACCAACTGGCCGAAGGTCTGCGGTCGGTATTTATGGTGCAGCGGTTCGTAGGCCATAGGTACTACGATAACGTCTCTCCTGAGGGATCACGCCGGCTCCCTAGTCCATCTTCCGTCTTTACCGCAATGACTATGACTATTGCTGCAATCGATCGAATCTACACCGATGGTGCCTGCTCCGGAAACCCTGGTCCCGGGGGATGGGGCGTCGTAATTTACTATGGCGATGGTCAGGTCGATGAACTCGGCGAAGGGGAGCCCCAGACCACCAACAATCGTATGGAACTGCAAGCCGCCATCGCCGCCCTAGAGAGGCTCATCGCCAGCGGCCAAACCACCCCTGTCTCCCTCTACACCGACAGCGAATATGTCAAAAAGGGAATCACCCAATGGGTAACGGGTTGGAAGCGCCGTGACTGGAAAACCTCTGCCGGCAAACCCGTGCTCAATCAAGATCTTTGGCAGCAGCTAGACCACTTACATCAGCAGGTGACCCGACGGTTAACCCTGGAATGGATCTATGTCCGTGGCCATAGTGGTGATGCAGGCAACGACCGCTGCGATGCCATCGCCCGCGGGTTTGCCCAGGGTCAACCCCCACCGCTGAGCCAACGGCAGCCATCGCTAAACCCAACCTCACCTCAGCCAGAGACAACTGCGACGAAGCCAATTGAATCCACTTTTACTGTAAATACTCAAAATTTCGTTGCATCTCCATCAAATTCCCATTACGATATGGAAAATGTCCATCCTGAAACCAATATGGCTGATTCAGGTGCCCCTCCTGCAACGGACACATTAGACAATCTTCCTCGGGAAGTGCGGGTCAACCAGCTCCGCAACATGCTAGAGACCCTGCACGCTGCCGACGAAATTGCTAAGCAAGGATACCTCATCACTAGCTCTGAGCTAGCCGACTTGATGGATGTGAATGCTAGCGCAGTTACGAGTCGCGGTGAGTATTGGGCTTGGCGCAATTGGACAGTATCACGGGTGCGGCGAGAAGGTAATCAGATTCTCTGGCAGTTAGAGCGTATTGATTAAGGCATTGACCAAGGCAGCTCTCCTACCATCCCGAAGGCGTGTATCATTTTATTAACTAGCGACCGATGGCCTGCCTCTGACTATGGTAGGTCATGAGCTGTTGCCAGGAGATCTACCGCGTTTCCAGCGCTCGAGTCTACAGGTGAGATAGTCAGGTGTCGGTTCTAGTTGGGCGAGTGCTGGTCTAGCCCAGAGTGTAGTGCGGCTGGCTGAGGCCGGTAGGCGGTGATGTCGAAATGATTTCCCCCGAATCATTCCCCGGGTTGGGACGTGGATCGAGGCTATACGAGACCGCCGTGCAACATCTGCACAGGCTCATTTTATCCAGACTCGCTTTGCATAGCGATAAGCCTCAGCCGATAAAGTCAGGGCTAAACCTAATAGAATTTCCCTGAAGCGAGTGATTTAGCAATGCAAAGTGGGAAAGCTCTGAAGTATACTCTGCACAATTAAGTCATGCGCTCCCTGTTCACTTATCCCACATTTTCGGCAATGCCGACCGATGGCTTAGCGACATCCCTTTTGCATTTACAGGATGAAGCCAGCTTGCCAGCTGTGCTACAGAGCATAGGACTGAGCGAACCTCGTCCGGTGCTCGTGCTTGTGGGAGGAGCGAGTAAACTATCGCCAGCAGATTTTCGTCGGGTTGAGGGGCTATTTACTCAAGTCCTGGCCCCTCTAGCAGAAGCCTTACAGTTGGTGGTGGTCGACGGCGGCACCGATGCCGGTATCATGCATTTAATTGGCAAAGCCCGCAGCCAGCACCATTTTCATTTTCCCTTGGTGGGAGTGGCCCCTGAAGGCTTGGTACATTTACCCCACCATCGCGTGCTGGCAGCCGATGGGGCTGCCCTAGAGCCCAATCATACCCATTGCTTTTTAGTGCCGGGGGATCAGTGGGGAGATGAGTCGTCATGGATTGCCCGGGTAGCAACTGCCATCGCTGCTGATCTGCCCTCGGTCACCGTCTTAATCAACGGGGGTGAGGTGACTTGGCAGGATGCTGCCAATAGTGTGGTGCAGCAGCGCCCTGTCATCGTGATCCGGGGCAGCGGTCGCACGGCCGATGCCATCGCCCAGGTACTAAAAGGGGGACCGGCATCTGATGATCGGGTGCACTCGCTAGTGGAATCAGGCTTACTCAGAGCCATTGACCTCGATACAGACCCGGCTCAGCTCGAACAGATTCTGCGTCGCCTACTGACCACTGTTCCTAGCCCCAGCACGCCACAGCGTTAGCCCTAGGCTAATCGGGCGAATACGCGTCTTTAACCAAATAAAAAAATAAAGGGCCATAGCCAGGCGATTCCATAGCTATGGCCGACTTTTAAGGCAACGGCACGGACTCAGGGCCGTGCCATGAGCGTGGCGCTAAAGTTTATTCGCCTTCGCCACCTTCGCCGCCTTCACCGCCTTCGGCCGGGGCTGCATCTTCAGCCGGGGCCGCGTCTTCAGCCGGGGCTGCATCTTCAGCCGGGGCTGCATCTTCAGTGGTTGGGGCAGTGTCTTCCTCAACAGCGTCATCCGTTGGGGCCCCCCCACAAGCTGCCAAGGTCGCGTACTCAAGCCTAGGGCCAGCAGAATCGCAGTAGGTTTCCAGCTCATACTACACACCTCCATGTCAGAATGAAATCACGGCTACCGAATCAAACATTCACCGCTACAGATGCACTATAGAGGCGAATCCTTTGGATCGAACATCACATCGATAGAATTTTCCAAAAGTGATTGGCAGCGAATGGCGTAAATCCATCAGTCACGCTTATTAACCGAACTTTAACCTGAGTGGGCTGGGCAGGGTCTGAGCAACTAGAAATAGCCATTTCAGCCATTTTGGCCTGGATTTTGCCGATGGGGCGAGGCATTTAGAATTTTTTCCCAGCCATGGGTGATGGAATTGTCATCGTAGGCGATTGCTGAGGTCATTTTCGACCTGGGGCTGGCTCGGATGGCCCCCATCCAGATCGTCATCCTTCATAATGGGAAGCATCAGGCTGTTTTTCTGATTGTCATGGGCTATCCCATTGCTGTTTTCCCCGATCGCATCACGGCTGAAGCCGCCTACTCGTCTCTGGAAAAAGCTGACGTGCCGATGGCGGCGGTCTCCATGTTGGGTCGGGGATATCAAAGTGCCGATGAGTATGGTCTGATTGATCCGGCCGAGGCCGCTTGGAAGCAGATTCGCTTGATGATGTTGTGGCTGGTTCCCTTTGGCTTCGTGGCTGGGTTTTCCTTCAACGCCATTACTGGCCTGGATACGTTTCCCTGGGCTGGCAACCTGGGCAATCAACTCCTGGGTGGACTCCTGGGGGCGGGCTCTGGAGCCCTGGGAGCATTCTTCGTGGGGGGCGGGGTTGGTCTCAGCGTTGGCAGTGGTGATGCTATTTCCTACCGTAATCGCCTCAATGCCGGTAAGTATCTGCTGATTGTTGAGGGCCAAGAGGGGCTTATCGGTCAAGCCAGTCGTTTGCTGCGTCAACACCGGCCGGAAAATATACAGGGCTATACCGAGCAGCGGGTGAGGCCATCCTCCTCATGAGTCCTCTTGTGGGCCTTGGGTATGTCACGGATAAGCGATTGATCATTGAGATGGCCATGGGGGGCGATAACATCGCCAAAAACTCCGAGTCTAGAAACGGAGCATGGTAGTGCAGGGGCACGCCAGTCGGCGGACGGTGTCCGCTTGTTAGCCCTTTGATCAGCACTTTATTTTCACGCGAATCCCTGATTAAGTTTGGCGTCTCGGCTCTAGGCTGACAATAATGGCAGTAGACGTCAGCAATTCTGGAGGGATGGCTCAACTACAGGCCTTGATATTTGACGTAGACGGCACCTTGGCGGAAACGGAGCGGGATGGCCATCGGGTGGCCTTTAACCAGGCCTTTGCCGAGGCGGGGCTGAATTGGCAGTGGTCGGTGGGCCTCTACGGCAGCCTATTGCAGGTAGCGGGGGGCAAGGAGCGGATTCGCTATTTTATCCGGCGCTATTTGCCTCAGTTTCAGCCCCAGGAGGAGTTAGAGGCCCTGGTCGCTCGCTTGCATCGGGCCAAGAATAAGCATTTCAAGGCGATTTTGCAGAGCGGTGCGATTCCGCTGCGGCCAGGGGTGCAGCGGTTGATTGCTGAAGCTCGTGCCCAGGGGTGCGCCTTGCGATCGCAACCACCAGTGCCCTAGAGAACGCCATGGCCTTGCTAGAGGCTACCCTAGGCCCCGAGTCCCCCGCCTGGTTTGAGGTGATCGCCGCCGGGGACATGGTATCGGCCAAGAAACCGGCCCCCGATATTTACCAACTAGTGCTAGATAAGCTGGCCCTGCCCCCCCCAGCCTGCCTGGCCATTGAAGACAGTCAGCAAGGGCTAATGGCAGCCACCGCCGCCGGGCTCACCACCCTGGTCACACCGTCAACGACTACACCCGCAACCAGCCCTTGCCGGCGGCTCGGCTGGTGGTGAATCACCTGGGGGATCCGACTCATCCCTTCCAGGTCCTGTCTGGCCAGGGGTATCACACCTACTATGTCAGCCTAGAATTGGCCCAGTCCCTATTGCTTTAGTCAGAATCCCATGCCTCTCTCCGCTAGTCTCTGGCAGGCCAACCAAGACCTAAGCCAAGCCTGCTTGCACCATCCCTTCGTCCAGGGTATTGGTGATGGCAGCCTGCCCCTGCCCCAGTTTGCCTATTATGTGGGCCAGGATGCCTTTTTCTTAGAGGCCTTTGCCCGGGCCTACAGCATTGCCGCCGCCAAGGCCCCAGATTGGCCGGGCTTTCAGACCTGCCACCATCTGGCGGCAGGGGTATTGCAGGAATTGAATCTGCACCAAGGCTATGC
This portion of the Halomicronema hongdechloris C2206 genome encodes:
- a CDS encoding flavin reductase family protein, translated to MLDEQAKKNLLRKIPHGLYICGVRNGDEMNGFTASWVMQGSFQPPLVVNCVKNDSISHALLKASGGFALSFLEAGQKDLAKNFFKPLRRVGNKFEHIEFYEAPETGCPVIKDTLGYVECRVVGAVEHGDHTVFVGEVVGAAIHREGDPLLLENTGWNYGG
- a CDS encoding SRPBCC domain-containing protein → MPGLHTDIEIDAPRAAVWQALVHKEDWYRWNTFLFDQAPDRPFRQGHTVNLALRRLERDEKTVLNPLVTHLQPQRCLRWVAKIPGLRSEHVFQLQDIGPQRTKYSHQERLSGPLSRLFLPFIRQDERKGLRRMAQQLKRYVEYDYARERYR
- a CDS encoding phenylpyruvate tautomerase MIF-related protein; the protein is MPLIKVQTSIEAPDKSQVESLLKDLSSSLSQHLGKPESYIMTAFEAEVPMTFAGTTDPVCYIEIKSVGTMGAKTEAMSQAFCSQIEDSLGVPKNRTYIEFADAAGAMWGWNGTTFG
- a CDS encoding sterol desaturase family protein, whose product is MAAAFILFEYRLGMTRLYSHPQAHGLWYLGVSYGLTLLLQDAYFYFTHRLFHHPILFPWFHQGHHRARYHNPWTSFAFDPLEAIVQALFLVGIIFTIPIHFITLIAVLATMTIWAVVNHLGLNYLPTSFPHHWLGKWVIGPVHHSIHHRNYKVHYGLYFTFWDKLLKTQDPDYEKQLETHLVHEVK
- a CDS encoding NAD-dependent malic enzyme, with product MVRITPSSSFSLSLQLSIPNQTGMLAKVVHAIAEAGGNLGNVELISRTRQVLVRTLTVNAASTEHAEEIVQAVRALPEIEVLAVSDRTFSLHEGGKIHIKSRLPLHSQEDLAMAYTPGVGRICMEISQRPERVYDLTIKGNTVAIVTDGSAVLGLGNLGPAGALPVMEGKAMLFKEFADIDAFPICLDTQDPDEIVETVKHMAPVFGGINLEDISAPRCFEIEARLRQELDIPVFHDDQHGTAIVTLAALINALTLVGKSLETIKIVINGAGAAGVAIAQLLQKAGTTQVILCDSRGIISCDRIDLTPQKRALAVETPGPLAEAMVGADVFLGVSVPGVVGVEMVQSMAPAPIVFAMANPIPEIQPELVSEYVAVMATGRSDYANQINNVLAFPGVLRGALDCRAQALTATMYLEAAQAIASLVHPQELSPEHIIPSVFDQRVAATVASAVKHAARVDGVAKR
- a CDS encoding sensor domain-containing diguanylate cyclase: MTTGGLQPFTHLEYRLRFQLRGATAWDDRISLIAIDEASLAELGAFPWPRSHYAELLGRLQAAPPSVITFNLLFTDSAPGDGQLAAAMAQHQAIILATAWDQDGQPLDPVFPLAGAAMGSGHIYQPQAPDSLVRTILPQIQGQPALGIATAEALSLTESIVALPPLDRPLPVNWPGPVDTLSTVSFVDVLKGRVEASRFHGQIVLIGATATGLDQLSTPFDINPPASGVHLHGAVLDNILQQRWLQHLQAPWWLLLCLGPLLGLGLGRPWRQQRVLLGAGTLAWILLARVLMTHGWWITVVEPVLLLGLTAVTCGISQELRDDRRIRQYVASLWHTHAPALLLSPQESRAPSIADSASIEQLVTLADQLGRSQATQAAIARSLPMGLLAANIDGTVWFCNPLASAWLGVTTGETVASRLKTWLTAAQWQAVRQGEDISPQEIQDGDRWFALYLEPLRMDDSASAAGPMGFVLLLDDISYRKQMELDLRTLNYTLEEQVQQRTRQLESLNRDLRREVNERQRIQDRLVYEAHHDSLTQLPNRRLFLWHLQQRIVAGGQEFAVLFLDCDRFKLVNDTFGHWMGDELLKAVAAVLLGSVRPTDNDGSVAATTTTRLPIWSRLFIYSSSGG